Below is a genomic region from Ferribacterium limneticum.
CAGGAACTTTGCCTGCTCGTCGTCGGCTGGATCATGCGCCTGGCGCCGTTCGGCCTCGCCGCGCTGCTGTTGCAACTGGTCGCCACGCAAAACGCCGACCTGCTCGCCAGCCTGGCCCATTTCATCAGCGTCGTCGTCGGCACCACGTTGTTCCACGGCATCGTCGTTCTGCCACTGCTGCTCTGGCTGGTTACCCGCATGTCGCCGCTGCGTTTCTGGAGAGGCGCCAAGGAAGCGCTGATCACCGCCTTCGCCACGAGTTCGAGCGCCGCCACGCTGCCCATCACCTTGCGCTGCACCGAGCAGCATTTGCACGTCAAAAAGGACATCGCCAATTTCGTCGTGCCGCTCGGCGCCACCGTCAACATGGACGGCACAGCGCTCTACGAAGCCGCTGCTGCGCTGTTCGTCGCCCGGCTAGCCGGCATCGAACTTGACCTCGCCCACCAGCTCATCATCTTCTTCGTCGCCATGCTCGGCGCCATCGGCGCCCCGGGCATCCCCAGCGTCGGCATGCTGAGCATGGTGCTGGTGCTTGAATCGGTCGGCCTGCCCACCGCGGCGATTGCCATCCTGCTCCCCATCGACCGCATCCTCGACACCGTGCGCACGGCGGTCAATGTCGAAGGCGACATGGTCGGCAGCCTGATCGTGCAGAAGCTGACCGAATCAGGCAGCGAAAAACACGCCTGACCGGCCAGGAACCATCACCGCTCGGCTTCCCGCCGGGCGACGAATTCCACCGGCGGGTGGACGCTGAGGCCACCACCGCTTTCCAGCACGAAATGCAGTTCGCCGGCCTTGAGCGTTGCGCGGTAACGGTGCGTCACCTCGCGGCCCGGACCATCGCCCACCACCTCCTGGCTGCGCGTGACAAAATTGAGTTGTTCGCCCTTCAGCACGCCCTGTTCAACCGTCCGCGCCACCCGCAGATAGCTGGCGGTGCCATGCACCTCGCCATTTTCCAGACGCAGGTCGAAGCGCTCGGCGTGCTCGGCGCCCCAGTCGTATTTGACGGTAGCCAACCAGCGCCCGGCAAGGCTTTGGGCCAGTTCAGAGGCGACGGGTTTGGGAACCTCAGAGTGACCCAGCCAGTTACCTTTCAGGCCAACCGCCAGCAGCACAATCACGGCCAGGGCAGCCAGCCCCCAGAGCAGCCCGGAACGCCGGGCAGGACGACGACTGGCCGGGAAGAACGGCTTGACGACATCGACCAGCCGCGCCACATCCGACGTCCACCCGATATCCGAAAGAATGAATGACTGGCGCCGGGCCAGCGCCACTATGGCCGGCGGCAAATCCCTTTCCGCCGGCATCACCGCCCCGCCGACGAGCACCGGCAGCACCGTCTTGCCCGATTTCAAGCCGGCCTCGATTTCCCGCCGGACGAAATCATCCGGCTCGTCGAGGCGGCGCATGCCGTTCCGACTCACGGTCAGCCAGGCCGGGCCGATCATGACCAGCATCACATCGACGGCAGCCAGTTGTTTCTCGATGGCAACGACAAAATCCTCACCCGGATGGATATCCTCAATGTCACGAAACACATTGTCCGCACCGAAGGTCGAGACCAGAACATCGGCCAGACGCCCGGCAAAACCAGCCTGATCGTCGCGACGGTAACTGATGAATATGCCAGGCATTGGACAAATCTCCTTGATGGAACAGGCTCGCGTGGATTGCTACGGTCAACCGGAAAGATCGGCCAATTCCGGAATGCCCCCGACATTACCGCAAGGACGGGAACCCTGGCAGTCTGCCACCGTCAACGCATATGAATATTTGAACTACGATAGGTTCATGAATCCGTTTCGGAAGGAGGCTGGCATGGTAGTCGTCGTATTCCGCACCCGACTCAAGGATGGCACCGACGAACAAGCCCTGACCGCGCTGGGCGGACGGATGTTCGAGATAGCCTCGGCCATGCCCGGTTTCATTTCCTACAAGGATTTCGCCGCCCCTGATGGCGAAAGCGTCGCTATTGTCGAGTTCGACAGCCTGGAAACCCTCGCCGCCTGGCGCCAGCATCCGGAGCATCTGGCGGCCCAGGAGCAAGGCCGGCAGGAATACTTTGCGTCCTACCAGGTCCAGGTCTGCGCCCCACTCCGCAGTTACCGGTTCGATGCCAGCGGCCGGCACGTTGAGGATTAGCGCCCCGTGACAACGAGCGCACCGCTCCATCTGAGAATTTTCATTTCCTCGCCCGGCGACGTCGGAGACGAGCGGCGCCTAGCCCGCGAAATCATCGAATCCCTGCCGCGCGACCCGGCCTATCGCGGCAAGATCACCAGCGAAGCGATTGCCTACGACGACCCCGATGCACCGTCGCCCATGCCGGCCGGCATCACCCCGCAACTCGGCGTCAACCTTTACAAGGGACCGGCCAGCGCCTGCGACCTGACCATCGTCATCCTGTGGAGCCGGCTCGGCACCCCGGTATCGGCCGACTGCGTGCGTAGCGACGGCAGCCGCTACGAATCCGGCACCGTGTCGGAATACGAAAACGCCCTGGCCGCCGGCAAGGAGGTCTGGATATTCCGGCGCAGCGAAAAGCCCCGGGTCGAGCTCGATGATCCCGACTTCGACGCCAAGCTCAAGCAATACCGGGCCGTCGGCAGCTTTCTCGAGCGCCTCCAGAATGCCGACGGGTCGGCCGCCGGCGGCCGCCACGACTACGCCGACCCGGCGGAATTCGCCGCCTTGTTCCGCAAGCTCCTGAGCGCCTGTTTCACCGCTCATCTGGATCGCCAGCCGGGGGCCGTGCCGGTTGCGGCGCCGCCACCTTCACCGGATAGCGAACCGCCCTTCCTGGCCCCGGAGGTCGATCGCGACCACGCCATCGTCGGCCGCGATGAACTGGTTCGCCAGGTCTGGGAACGGGCCATCGCCGGCAAAAGCCAGAGCCTGCTGTTTCTGCCCGGTGTCGGCAAAACGACAGTCGCCCAGGCTCTGCTGGCCGATCGCCAGCGCCTGCTCGACCACTTCGACGGCGTACTCTGGGCCGACCTCGGGCGCCAGCCCATGGTCGGCGAACAACTGCGCCGCTGGGCCACGGCCTTGCAGGTTCCCGACGAACGCAAGGCCAGCCTGGCCAGCATCGACGACTGGAAAGCGACGGTCAAGGCAGCGATCGGCAATCGCCGGATTCTGGTCATTCTCGACGACGTCTGGCAGAACAAGGCGGCCAGGGAATTCATGCACCTCGTCCCGCGCGGCGTCTTCATCATCACCACGCGCTGCAAGGACGTCGCCGCCATGCTCGGCGACCCCGAACTGGTGCCGGAACTCGACGCCGCGACCGGCCTCGGGCTGCTCACCGAAATCGCCCCGAAGGCTGTCGCCTACGACCCCGAGGGGGCCCGCAATCTGGTCAGCGCCGTCTATGGCCTGCCGCTGGCCCTGGTCCTGATCGGCAAATACCTGCGCCGCGAATCGTCGGACGGCGACCCCGACCGTACCGCAGCCGCCTTCCAGACCATGGCCGAGGCCGGCCACCGGCTGGAAATCAACCCCGACGAGGAGGCCGGCTCGCATTCGCTGGCCGAAATCATCGAAGTCAGCTTCGCCGCCCTGCGCTCCGACGATGCGCGGCGGGCCATTCTCAACCTGGCCATCTTCCGCCCCAAGCCCAACACCTTTTCCAAGGACATCGCCCGGCAAGTTGCCGGCACCGAAGCTGCCGTGCTTTATGACCTGAGCGACATCGGCCTGATCGAGCATTACGGCGACGGCGAATACACCATGCACCGGGTAATCGCCGAATATGCCCGGACCAGGCTGCCGCTGACCGAATCCCAGGCGCTGCACCACCAGGCCGTCAATTACTACGCCCGGCAATTGCAGCAGGACATCGACGACAACCCGGTCGCCTACCTTGGCTGGTACCGCTACGAACAGACCGACTGGCAGGCGACCAAGGACGCCTGGCTCTATCACCTGGCCCATGCGGGCAATGCAGTGAGCAGCGTGCAGGCCTTCCTGCGCGTCTATTTCGACGCCTTCTGGTGGTGGGGTTATTACCAGCGCTTCCCCTTCTGCGAGCGCCTCCTGCTCGAATGGCAGCAACGGCGCAGCGTCGATCCCAAGGTGCGCCAGGGACTCGAACAACTTGCCACGTTTCAGAACGCCTACCCGGAAGGCTACGAAAAGGCCGCCCGCGGCAACTGGAACGAGGTTGAACGCTCGCTCACCCGCCTGCGGCAAAGCCTCGGGCTGGAAGGCGAAATTTCCGCCATCCACGACGAAGACGCCCGCCGGGTGCGCGGTTTCACCGACTTCCTGTTGGCCGAGGCCTACGCCTATGGCCGCCATGACCACGAGGGCGCCCTCAAGCGCTATGCCGCCGCCCACGATATTTTCCATCTCGATGGCGACCTCTGGGTGGCGGCCTGGCTCGGTTTCTACGTCGCCCAATATCTCCTTGAGCAAGGCAGCTTCGACGATTCGGCAGAATATGCCCGGCGCTCGCTGACCGAAGCCGGCTGCGCCGCCGGGGGTGAGGATGCCCCGTTGGCCGAACGCGATTCCGAACTGCTCGCCAACAATTACCGATTGCTCGGCGACCTGGCCATCGCCGGTCGGCAGTATGCACAGTCCGCCCGGCACTACCTCCGGGCGACTTTCTATGCCTACGCCTTCCAGGCCATTCCGGAACCCGCCGACTCCTACACCATGGCGTTTTACCAGGAAATCACCAGCCGCATCGCCGGGCAGGCCACCCGTCTCGCCGGCACCGACCGGGCCGCCGGCGCGACGCTCTGCGAGACGATAGCCGCCTATTGGCAGATTTACTGGCAACGCCATCCGGAACAAACGACCGCCAACGGCTTGGCTGACGCGCTGAACAACGCCGATCCCGTCGCCATCGCGGCAACCCTCTTCCCGCCGCCCATCGTCGGCGATATCCTGAGCGGGGCAGCCGACTACGCTAGGGAAGTCGAGGCGATCATCCCCTCGCTGGCCGCCGCTCTCGACAAATTGAATCAGGCCGGCCAGTAGGAGGTAAAGTGCCGATTACTGCTCGAACTGCCGCTTCCTGACCAGGCAACCGTACCGACCAATCAGCGGTTCAAACTACCTACTGCGGTCAACACGGAAAATCGACAGTTTTCAAGGAGCATTATTTTTCCGCCGCCAGCTCTCGGCGATCACCGGATTTCCTGGCCTTGGCCAAGGCGACAGCCGATTCCGAAGTACGGACTGCCAAAACATATTTGTTCGACGATTTTCTGAACGACTTCGACCACGAACTCTCGTCGAGCGACACCGGCACCATAAGCAGGCCCCTGGCCACATCCTTCGGGCGAAAGCCGGAGGCTTCAAGCAGATTGAAGGCGATGGCATCAGCCTCCATCGCCTGCACATCGCGATTGCTGGTCGCGGCAAGTCGTGCCCCGCCTATCGACATCAGGCTCTTGAACAGCCCGCTGACCGGCATAAAAATATTCAAGAGG
It encodes:
- a CDS encoding toll/interleukin-1 receptor domain-containing protein; translation: MPGIFISYRRDDQAGFAGRLADVLVSTFGADNVFRDIEDIHPGEDFVVAIEKQLAAVDVMLVMIGPAWLTVSRNGMRRLDEPDDFVRREIEAGLKSGKTVLPVLVGGAVMPAERDLPPAIVALARRQSFILSDIGWTSDVARLVDVVKPFFPASRRPARRSGLLWGLAALAVIVLLAVGLKGNWLGHSEVPKPVASELAQSLAGRWLATVKYDWGAEHAERFDLRLENGEVHGTASYLRVARTVEQGVLKGEQLNFVTRSQEVVGDGPGREVTHRYRATLKAGELHFVLESGGGLSVHPPVEFVARREAER
- a CDS encoding dicarboxylate/amino acid:cation symporter gives rise to the protein MRPMPRPSLNTQILIGCLLGIAGGLWLATQPAEAPVVGNTLYGAKMLGNLFLDLLRMVLVPLVFSSIVVGVANLRAHQQMHRVWTTTLAFFALSMALAIVLGLGAANLFHPGEGLHLAMFADATRDFQARQMPLPDYIAQFMRGLFQNPFKALAQGDILAVVIIALFLGIALVIGGERYKNLRVLIQELQELCLLVVGWIMRLAPFGLAALLLQLVATQNADLLASLAHFISVVVGTTLFHGIVVLPLLLWLVTRMSPLRFWRGAKEALITAFATSSSAATLPITLRCTEQHLHVKKDIANFVVPLGATVNMDGTALYEAAAALFVARLAGIELDLAHQLIIFFVAMLGAIGAPGIPSVGMLSMVLVLESVGLPTAAIAILLPIDRILDTVRTAVNVEGDMVGSLIVQKLTESGSEKHA
- a CDS encoding antibiotic biosynthesis monooxygenase family protein, whose translation is MNPFRKEAGMVVVVFRTRLKDGTDEQALTALGGRMFEIASAMPGFISYKDFAAPDGESVAIVEFDSLETLAAWRQHPEHLAAQEQGRQEYFASYQVQVCAPLRSYRFDASGRHVED
- a CDS encoding NB-ARC domain-containing protein, which codes for MTTSAPLHLRIFISSPGDVGDERRLAREIIESLPRDPAYRGKITSEAIAYDDPDAPSPMPAGITPQLGVNLYKGPASACDLTIVILWSRLGTPVSADCVRSDGSRYESGTVSEYENALAAGKEVWIFRRSEKPRVELDDPDFDAKLKQYRAVGSFLERLQNADGSAAGGRHDYADPAEFAALFRKLLSACFTAHLDRQPGAVPVAAPPPSPDSEPPFLAPEVDRDHAIVGRDELVRQVWERAIAGKSQSLLFLPGVGKTTVAQALLADRQRLLDHFDGVLWADLGRQPMVGEQLRRWATALQVPDERKASLASIDDWKATVKAAIGNRRILVILDDVWQNKAAREFMHLVPRGVFIITTRCKDVAAMLGDPELVPELDAATGLGLLTEIAPKAVAYDPEGARNLVSAVYGLPLALVLIGKYLRRESSDGDPDRTAAAFQTMAEAGHRLEINPDEEAGSHSLAEIIEVSFAALRSDDARRAILNLAIFRPKPNTFSKDIARQVAGTEAAVLYDLSDIGLIEHYGDGEYTMHRVIAEYARTRLPLTESQALHHQAVNYYARQLQQDIDDNPVAYLGWYRYEQTDWQATKDAWLYHLAHAGNAVSSVQAFLRVYFDAFWWWGYYQRFPFCERLLLEWQQRRSVDPKVRQGLEQLATFQNAYPEGYEKAARGNWNEVERSLTRLRQSLGLEGEISAIHDEDARRVRGFTDFLLAEAYAYGRHDHEGALKRYAAAHDIFHLDGDLWVAAWLGFYVAQYLLEQGSFDDSAEYARRSLTEAGCAAGGEDAPLAERDSELLANNYRLLGDLAIAGRQYAQSARHYLRATFYAYAFQAIPEPADSYTMAFYQEITSRIAGQATRLAGTDRAAGATLCETIAAYWQIYWQRHPEQTTANGLADALNNADPVAIAATLFPPPIVGDILSGAADYAREVEAIIPSLAAALDKLNQAGQ